The genomic window GTTCATGATTCGTTGCTGCAACGCCGCATCGAACGTCGCCCAGGGCAAACCGCTGATGATGTATTTCGCCACCTGTTTGCGGTGCTGCGCGAGGTACTCGCTCAGTTTCTCCGCGGAATCATTGTAAACGATGAGCTCCGGGAATCGCCGCTGCAATGAGCGGGCATAGCTCGCGTTCAGTTCCAGGGTGAAAAACGTCGTGTCATTCCCAATGCGTTTCAGGATCAGCCCCGTGAACGCGCCGGTGCCCGGGCCGATCTCAATCACGGTGTCCGCCGACTTGAGGGCCAGCCCATGAATCATGGCGCGTGCGAGCGACCTTGAACTGGGACTCACGGAGCCGACCCGGGCGGGTTCTTTCATGAAGGCGCGGAAGAACTTGATACGCTCTTTCAGGTCATCTTCCAGTTCGCGAA from Verrucomicrobiota bacterium includes these protein-coding regions:
- a CDS encoding methyltransferase is translated as MKDSSSTRRRRDESRGKDRGKGSWLLRELEDDLKERIKFFRAFMKEPARVGSVSPSSRSLARAMIHGLALKSADTVIEIGPGTGAFTGLILKRIGNDTTFFTLELNASYARSLQRRFPELIVYNDSAEKLSEYLAQHRKQVAKYIISGLPWATFDAALQQRIMNAVLHALAPDGVFTSFAYVHALWMPAARKFRRRLEASFSHIELSPVVWKNLPPAFVYRCSRARHKP